In a genomic window of Plutella xylostella chromosome 16, ilPluXylo3.1, whole genome shotgun sequence:
- the LOC105395651 gene encoding poxin isoform X1 produces the protein MKMCSFTKLLLIINLVVFLKTKTIMAQRTVLNDNYKGLVESVSIPAVVEERDGKKFARSGSVVPIHCCTPDEISAYAPKTHHYCDVFTEEVLAPLEELAFVRLDQNTAEKVFINRKKRILLTSSDGALAQWRCAPTFESSNQYIAGAPIVNKEGALISVVTARVGNHYAVSSFEGDGGYFETPQPWKILDSSTGLIYGDRVFPTHEALKDFIATLGPAALGPDRPPTPVLVRGANPRVAFITKEGREIAHNYLQGVISKGVEYL, from the exons ATGAAAATGTGTAGTTTCACTAAGCTACTTTTAATCATTAATCTAGTGGTGTTCTTAaaaact AAAACTATAATGGCCCAGCGCACAGTTCTGAACGACAACTACAAAGGCTTGGTGGAGTCTGTCTCCATCCCGGCGGTGGTGGAAGAGCGAGATGGCAAGAAGTTTGCGCGCTCCGGCTCCGTCGTGCCTATACATTGCTGCACGCCGGATGAG ATCTCAGCCTACGCCCCAAAGACGCACCACTACTGCGACGTGTTCACAGAGGAGGTGCTGGCGCCGCTGGAGGAGCTCGCCTTCGTGAGGCTCGACCAGAACACTGCCGAGAAG GTATTCATAAACCGCAAGAAGCGCATCCTGCTGACCTCGAGCGACGGGGCGCTGGCGCAGTGGCGGTGCGCCCCCACCTTCGAGTCCAGCAACCAGTACATCGCGGGGGCGCCAATAGTCAACAAGGAGGGGGCGCTCATTAGTGTTGTGACCGCGAGAGTGGGCAACCATTATGCTGTCTCTAGTTTTGAG GGCGACGGCGGATACTTCGAAACGCCGCAACCGTGGAAGATTCTAGACTCTTCCACCGGTCTGATCTATGGCGACCGGGTGTTCCCCACTCACGAGGCGCTCAAAGACTTCATAGCAACATTAGGCCCCGCGGCACTGGGCCCGGACCGCCCCCCCACTCCGGTCCTGGTCAGGGGCGCCAACCCACGCGTCGCGTTTATAACGAAAGAAGGGCGGGAAATAGCTCACAACTACTTGCAAGGGGTTATTTCGAAGGGGGTTGAGTATTTGTGA
- the LOC105395651 gene encoding poxin isoform X2 yields the protein MAQRTVLNDNYKGLVESVSIPAVVEERDGKKFARSGSVVPIHCCTPDEISAYAPKTHHYCDVFTEEVLAPLEELAFVRLDQNTAEKVFINRKKRILLTSSDGALAQWRCAPTFESSNQYIAGAPIVNKEGALISVVTARVGNHYAVSSFEGDGGYFETPQPWKILDSSTGLIYGDRVFPTHEALKDFIATLGPAALGPDRPPTPVLVRGANPRVAFITKEGREIAHNYLQGVISKGVEYL from the exons ATGGCCCAGCGCACAGTTCTGAACGACAACTACAAAGGCTTGGTGGAGTCTGTCTCCATCCCGGCGGTGGTGGAAGAGCGAGATGGCAAGAAGTTTGCGCGCTCCGGCTCCGTCGTGCCTATACATTGCTGCACGCCGGATGAG ATCTCAGCCTACGCCCCAAAGACGCACCACTACTGCGACGTGTTCACAGAGGAGGTGCTGGCGCCGCTGGAGGAGCTCGCCTTCGTGAGGCTCGACCAGAACACTGCCGAGAAG GTATTCATAAACCGCAAGAAGCGCATCCTGCTGACCTCGAGCGACGGGGCGCTGGCGCAGTGGCGGTGCGCCCCCACCTTCGAGTCCAGCAACCAGTACATCGCGGGGGCGCCAATAGTCAACAAGGAGGGGGCGCTCATTAGTGTTGTGACCGCGAGAGTGGGCAACCATTATGCTGTCTCTAGTTTTGAG GGCGACGGCGGATACTTCGAAACGCCGCAACCGTGGAAGATTCTAGACTCTTCCACCGGTCTGATCTATGGCGACCGGGTGTTCCCCACTCACGAGGCGCTCAAAGACTTCATAGCAACATTAGGCCCCGCGGCACTGGGCCCGGACCGCCCCCCCACTCCGGTCCTGGTCAGGGGCGCCAACCCACGCGTCGCGTTTATAACGAAAGAAGGGCGGGAAATAGCTCACAACTACTTGCAAGGGGTTATTTCGAAGGGGGTTGAGTATTTGTGA
- the LOC119693509 gene encoding uncharacterized protein LOC119693509 has protein sequence MTSMEELIDQQEDTAILIQKAQTNFKKAPKARLTLGYLKVRIQCIDEYWDTFKNTHTSLLKATKREERACLPYFMNESYSECEDNYLSLKSDMQDLINILTSTETSNISMTSEHSRIQGAGASVDVRLPRIDLPKFSGNYEDWQSFEDTFYSLIHNNTALSSVQKLHYLKACLTGEASATLKYYQVTESNYAPALETLKKRYSHKRLIVNTILKRLFMQRKVQAQSPTQLKVFLDITRECLSGLKNLNITTSTWDPVLLFISTQKLDTETHKEWEEHVSSSSSSASLDELPTFKEFLTFLEGRIHTLELTVAIPKPIKERTFHVASTEDKICVFCNKENHTLSHCREFAKLTPTNRSEFVRDKGLCYNCLLPGHPVFYCKLQTSCRICRKRHHSLLHERVKQDVTGNKEQINATEAALYTDVEDEDNILEDKEHEVAISSHFVSKKSTALLATALVPVRNEAGQTTVLRALIDQGSQATLISERATQLLKPKRTQVQGTVKGVGSTTTQINHAVQIELRSRTENNFNINVRAYVMATSVTSQLPNKPIPCETWKHLEGITLADPSFNKPGRIDMLLGVEVYAKILKNDVIKGPPGSPIAQNTSLGWILFGNVDVQKENEQLISLHCLDVDMDDMLKSMWELDENKQRTLTADERLCEEIYRTTHSRDKEGRYIVKLPMKYKEPRATQGETRNIALKRLQQMERRFERNSELHQEYRKVMEEYIELNHMEEVPQRDMDKPAVYLPHHAVVKAEKDTSKTRIVFDASCKGTNNVSLNDDLLVGPPLQEDLRNLIIRWRMKPICLVADVQKMYREVKVTEEDADYQRILWRSNSLDEAKDYRLLRVTFGTSSAPFLAVRTLMQIAEDEGKDFPAEAKTIKEDFFVDDLISGRDNVEEALHAAITITEILQRAGFILKKWSSNSEELLNQLRPQQINSETNIDIKTEGTIKALGLTWNRIKDVLTYQLHLLPPPETITKRKILAEAHRLFDPLGFLAPAIIPVKIVMQKLWRDGVSWDEEVEPERKREWLMIRESLEYVKEVEIERWQHTCEAVAENTTVHGFCDASNKAYAAVAYMRVETAEGNYETSIIAAKSRVAPVKPVSLPRLELCGAVLLSRLLKQVQEATRIPSSRIFAWTDSEIVLSWLFGDPARWNVFVSNRVVEILDNTGNQRWHHVTSENNPADVASRGLMLTELVSNTLWWKGPVWLRKKEIQFTRPKTQTEEQRKIHATQEMDVIPNFEEYDTLQELIRVVTYARRFLNFKRHNDTEKSFTTEELEETLRKIISTVQKIEFTREIDALKENKPVHTTSALRSLTPYLDTENLLRVGGRLRNADIPENTKHPIILGHKNTLVPLLVADAHIKTMHGGIQLMMAYLRARYWIIRVKSIVKLHIHKCLACAKERAAQRTQIMGDLPRARVTPTRPFLHAGVDFAGPLNVSMAKGRGTKCFKAYICIFICMSTKAIHLELVGDLTADAFLGAYRRYVARRGKCSHLWSDHGTNFVAANKELTKLWKEANLEMPDHVKDMLIEEGTQWHFIPPYSPNFGGLWEAGVKSVKYHLKRTLNHNLTFEDMSTTLCQIEACLNSRPLCPIDTVDVDNIEVLTPGHFLIGEAPINVPEPDLCDTNLNRLTRWQLTQRLVQHFWHRWQAEYLTRLQNRPKWQRRSTEYEVGDIVLLKEESLPPAKWALARVVQKHPGQDGACRVYSVKCRGKVIVRSVTKLCELPVNCE, from the exons ATGACATCAATGGAGGAACTCATTGATCAACAAGAGGACACTGCGATTTTAATTCAGAAGGCACAAACAAACTTCAAGAAAGCACCTAAGGCCAGATTAACACTTGGTTATTTAAAAGTACGAATACAATGTATAGACGAGTACTGGGATACATTTAAAAACACGCACACATCATTGTTAAAAGCTACCAAAAGGGAAGAACGGGCATGTTTACCGTACTTTATGAATGAAAGCTACAGCGAGTGTGAAGATAATTACCTATCACTAAAATCGGACATGCAAGACTTGATTAACATATTGACAAGTACGGAAACATCGAACATTTCAATGACAAGCGAACATTCTAGAATTCAAGGAGCAGGAGCATCAGTGGACGTGAGGCTACCGAGGATTGATTTACCTAAGTTCTCCGGTAATTACGAAGACTGGCAATCGTTCGAGGACACATTCTATTCGCTCATACATAACAATACGGCGTTAAGTAGTGTTCAAAAGTTACATTATTTAAAGGCATGCCTGACTGGTGAAGCCAGTGCTACATTGAAGTACTACCAAGTCACAGAGAGTAACTACGCACCTGCTTTGGAAACATTAAAAAAGCGCTACAGTCACAAGCGACTTATAGTCAACACAATCTTAAAACGTTTATTCATGCAGAGGAAAGTACAAGCACAGTCCCCAACTCAACTGAAGGTCTTCTTAGATATAACAAGAGAATGTTTGAGCGGGTTGAAGAATTTGAATATAACAACAAGCACATGGGATCCAGTTTTGTTATTCATATCTACACAGAAGCTGGATACTGAAACTCATAAGGAGTGGGAAGAGCATGTcagctcatcatcatcatcagcaagCTTAGATGAACTACCAACATTCAAGGAGTTCTTGACGTTTCTCGAAGGCAGAATTCATACTTTAGAGCTCACCGTGGCAATTCCAAAGCCGATTAAAGAACGCACATTCCACGTGGCAAGCACAGAAGATAAAATATGCGTATTCTGTAATAAAGAGAATCACACGCTTTCACACTGCAGAGAGTTTGCTAAGCTGACACCCACGAACAGAAGTGAATTTGTTAGAGACAAAGGATTGTGCTACAACTGTCTGCTAccgggacaccctgtattctACTGCAAGCTGCAAACCTCATGTCGAATATGCCGGAAACGCCATCATTCACTTCTACACGAACGAGTTAAACAAGATGTCACTGGTAATAAAGAACAGATAAATGCAACAGAGGCAGCCTTGTACACTGATGTGGAGGATGAAGATAACATTTTAGAAGACAAAGAGCATGAAGTCGCAATCTCTTCTCATTTCGTGAGCAAAAAATCTACAGCACTACTGGCAACAGCACTTGTGCCAGTGAGAAATGAGGCAGGCCAGACTACTGTACTACGAGCACTGATAGACCAAGGGTCTCAAGCAACGCTAATAAGTGAAAGAGCAACTCAACTACTCAAACCAAAAAGAACACAAGTTCAAGGAACTGTAAAGGGTGTTGGTTCAACTACTACGCAAATCAACCATGCCGTACAAATAGAGCTACGATCAAGAACTGAAAATAATTTCAACATCAACGTGAGAGCATACGTCATGGCTACAAGTGTAACGTCACAACTACCAAACAAACCAATACCATGTGAAACGTGGAAACACTTAGAAGGAATAACACTGGCTGACCCCAGCTTCAATAAACCAGGAAGAATCGACATGTTGCTGGGAGTCGAAGTCTATGCCAAGATATTAAAGAATGATGTAATCAAAGGCCCACCAGGCTCCCCAATTGCACAAAACACAAGCCTGGGATGGATCTTGTTTGGAAATGTAGATGTACAGAAAGAAAATGAACAACTAATTTCACTACATTGCCTTGATGTGGATATGGATGACATGCTCAAATCTATGTGGGAATTAGATGAAAATAAACAGCGCACACTCACAGCAGACGAGAGATTATGTGAAGAGATATATAGAACAACCCACTCAAGAGACAAAGAAGGAAGATACATAGTGAAATTACCCATGAAGTACAAAGAGCCAAGAGCTACACAAGGTGAAACAAGAAACATAGCTCTCAAAAGACTACAACAGATGGAAAGAAGGTTCGAGAGAAATTCAGAGCTACACCAAGAATACAgaaaagttatggaagaatacATAGAACTGAACCATATGGAAGAAGTACCACAAAGGGATATGGATAAACCTGCTGTATATTTGCCACATCACGCCGTGGTAAAGGCAGAAAAGGATACCTCAAAGACGAGAATTGTGTTCGATGCAAGTTGCAAGGGCACAAACAATGTGTCACTCAATGATGATTTACTCGTAGGACCACCTTTACAAGAAGATCTGAGAAACCTCATCATAAGATGGAGAATGAAACCCATATGTCTGGTTGCCGATGTACAAAAGATGTACCGAGAAGTTAAGGTAACTGAAGAAGACGCTGATTATCAAAGGATACTGTGGAGATCAAACTCATTAGATGAGGCCAAGGACTACAGGTTGTTACGAGTGACATTCGGAACATCATCAGCACCGTTCCTTGCTGTCAGAACCTTAATGCAAATAGCTGAAGATGAAGGTAAAGATTTTCCCGCGGAAGCTAAAACAATTAAGGAAGACTTCTTTGTTGACGATCTTATATCTGGGAGAGACAATGTAGAAGAAGCTCTTCACGCAGCAATCACTATAACAGAAATATTACAAAGAGCAGGTTTCATTCTTAAGAAATGGTCGTCAAATAGTGAAGAATTACTGAATCAACTGAGACCACAACAAATAAATTCTGAAACAAATATAGATATCAAGACAGAAGGAACAATAAAGGCGCTCGGGTTGACCTGGAATCGAATCAAagatgtacttacctatcagCTGCATCTGCTTCCTCCTCctgaaacaataacaaaaagaaaaatccTTGCTGAAGCTCACAGACTATTCGATCCGTTGGGTTTCCTTGCACCTGCTATCATACCTGTAAAAATAGTAATGCAGAAACTGTGGCGCGATGGAGTCTCCTGGGACGAAGAAGTGGAACCTGAAAGAAAAAGAGAATGGTTAATGATTAGAGAAAGTTTAGAGTATGTCAAGGAAGTTGAAATTGAGAGATGGCAACATACCTGTGAAGCCGTAGCAGAAAACACAACAGTTCACGGCTTCTGTGATGCGTCCAATAAGGCGTATGCTGCTGTAGCGTACATGAGAGTCGAAACCGCTGAAGGCAACTATGAGACCAGTATCATAGCAGCAAAAAGTCGAGTGGCACCAGTCAAACCAGTGTCACTTCCAAGATTGGAACTGTGTGGTGCCGTGCTGCTGTCTAGATTGTTAAAGCAAGTTCAAGAGGCCACCAGAATACCCAGTAGCCGTATATTTGCCTGGACTGATTCTGAAATTGTATTATCATGGCTATTTGGTGATCCTGCGCGTTGGAATGTCTTTGTGAGTAATCGCGTTGTTGAGATCCTAGACAACACTGGTAACCAGAGATGGCATCACGTTACATCAGAAAACAATCCAGCTGATGTAGCTAGTAGAGGATTAATGCTAACAGAACTAGTGTCCAACACATTATGGTGGAAGGGTCCAGTGTGGCTACGGAAGAAAGAGATACAATTCACTAGACCGAAAACTCAAACAGAAGAACAGAGAAAGATACATGCAACACAAGAAATGGACGTTATACCAAACTTTGAAGAATATGACACTCTGCAAGAACTGATAAGAGTCGTGACATATGCCAGAAGATTTCTAAATTTCAAAAGACACAACGATACAGAAAAATCTTTTACCACTGAAGAGTTGGAAGAAACATTACGAAAGATAATAAGTACAGTACAGAAAATAGAGTTTACAAGGGAAATAGATGCATTGAAGGAGAATAAACCAGTGCACACCACGAGCGCATTACGATCACTCACTCCATACTTGGATACTGAAAATCTCCTCAGGGTGGGCGGTAGACTCAGGAATGCAGATATACCAGAGAACACAAAACACCCGATTATCTTGGGACACAAGAACACACTGGTTCCTTTACTCGTGGCCGATGCTCATATTAAGACCATGCATGGAGGCATTCAACTGATGATGGCTTATCTGAGAGCCCGTTATTGGATCATAAGAGTAAAGAGCATAGTAAAGTTACATATTCACAAATGCTTAGCGTGCGCCAAGGAAAGAGCTGCTCAAAGAACGCAAATAATGGGCGATCTGCCAAGGGCCAGAGTGACCCCAACGAGACCGTTTTTGCACGCTGGCGTAGACTTTGCTGGACCGCTCAATGTGTCAATGGCGAAAGGAAGAGGCACGAAATGTTTCAAGGCATATATttgcatatttatttgtatgagCACAAAGGCGATCCACTTGGAACTCGTGGGAGACCTAACTGCAGACGCATTCCTCGGTGCATACAGGCGATACGTGGCAAGAAGAGGAAAATGCAGTCATTTGTGGAGCGACCATGGCACGAATTTTGTGGCAGCCAACAAGGAATTGACAAAACTATGGAAGGAAGCCAATTTAGAAATGCCAGATCATGTGAAAGATATGCTCATTGAAGAAGGTACCCAGTGGCATTTTATACCACCCTATAGCCCTAATTTCGGTGGTTTGTGGGAAGCAGGGGTGAAGTCTGTCAAATACCACCTGAAAAGAACCTTAAATCACAATCTTACCTTCGAAGATATGTCGACAACACTATGTCAAATTGAAGCTTGTCTGAACTCCCGGCCCCTGTGTCCCATTGATACCGTGGATGTAGACAATATTGAAGTGTTAACGCCTGGCCACTTCTTGATCGGCGAAGCTCCCATAAACGTACCAGAACCTGATTTATGTGATACCAACTTGAACCGATTAACAAg ATGGCAATTGACACAAAGATTAGTGCAACATTTCTGGCATCGATGGCAAGCAGAATATTTGACCCGGCTCCAAAATCGTCCGAAATGGCAAAGACGCAGCACAGAATACGAAGTCGGTGACATCGTGCTCCTGAAGGAGGAGAGCCTGCCCCCGGCCAAGTGGGCCCTGGCCCGCGTCGTGCAGAAGCATCCCGGCCAGGACGGCGCGTGCCGAGTCTATAGTGTCAAGTGTCGTGGAAAGGTGATAGTGCGATCCGTTACGAAATTGTGCGAACTGCCAGTGAACTGTGAGTGA
- the LOC105395161 gene encoding peroxisome assembly protein 12 — translation MAVYAAHLTRTLQGTPSVFQVTAQEALGSTVKPGLRKVVEYLAAAYPDKCGWSERWYDELYLALDACLQYHYLKHYAASFSESFYGLIRTPTSSQLEFSSGTRLPPSLERSSLLLLTLAPYLWDKAGDIVQRWRERNEDGLLGKSKSDSLRRAAVRVYSIAHLVFELSRLAQMCLYMSGRSVSATLALRWLGLRLRDAPTQREDSGDLSSMAELLSFPTIGALLLRGAEYGAFLVQFLRWWESRGARGGGALPVPDPPERDERCSRYLNRCPVCLQAWRIPTVLPVSGYIFCYMCISRHVRQAGECPVTRLPAAEDSLVRLYLQ, via the exons atgGCGGTCTACGCTGCCCATTTGACGAGGACTCTTCAAGGGACCCCGTCAGTATTCCAGGTGACTGCCCAAGAAGCCCTGGGGTCTACTGTGAAGCCTGGTCTACGTAAAGTCGTCGAG TACCTAGCAGCAGCATACCCTGACAAGTGTGGGTGGTCGGAGAGATGGTACGACGAGCTGTACCTGGCGCTGGATGCCTGCCTGCAGTACCACTACCTCAAACATTATG CTGCATCATTCTCGGAAAGTTTCTACGGCCTGATCCGGACCCCCACATCATCACAGCTGGAGTTCTCATCCGGCACGCGCCTGCCTCCATCACTTGAGAGAAGTTCTCTGCTGCTGCTCACTCTCGCTCCGTATCTGTGGGATAAAGCTGGGGATATTGTGCAGAGGTGGAGGGAAAGGAATGAAGATGGGTTACTTGGGAAG AGCAAGTCAGACAGCCTACGGCGCGCGGCCGTCAGGGTGTACTCCATCGCACATCTGGTATTTGAGCTTTCGCGACTCGCGCAGATGTGCCTGTATATGAGTGGCAG GTCTGTGAGCGCGACGCTGGCGCTGCGCTGGCTGGGGCTGCGGCTGCGCGACGCGCCCACGCAGCGGGAGGACTCCGGCGATCTGAGTAGCAT GGCGGAACTCCTGTCATTCCCCACTATAGGCGCTCTGCTGCTGCGGGGCGCGGAGTATGGCGCCTTCCTGGTGCAGTTCCTGCGCTGGTGGGAGAgccgcggcgcgcggggcgggggtGCGCTGCCGGTGCCTGACCCACCTGAG CGTGACGAGCGGTGCAGCCGATATTTAAACCGGTGTCCTGTGTGCCTGCAAGCCTGGAGGATACCCACTGTGCTACCTGTATCTGG CTACATATTCTGCTACATGTGCATATCGCGGCACGTGCGACAAGCGGGCGAGTGCCCGGTGACTCGCCTGCCGGCCGCCGAGGACTCACTTGTGAGGTTATACCTACAATGA
- the LOC105395159 gene encoding uncharacterized protein LOC105395159, producing the protein MGSHNSHEKAASEPAGPGSGTSTPRRGSARSGSVAGVTAAEPQQTSLVPIEKLGKLLAQRSQKEDGVNGVTENSFTKYVFPAYPELARHFFSHIHQGGKCKNKHMSVSAFRQQCEKVLALLDDAAIIETYVRMFSGGSEEGVSREQLRGLLHASYQLSMDHSPDGPQTCLMINKTLSAVVDACFNKKDSHSVNFVVRWLDEHTHRIIFPLHRYCVHMLSTRHRDISTHLESSSSGVELATPVLERGAWGAGAGGALCPSASWLLAAALPPLYSRPHKAPDPQAAGSFSTAWLARLVCAVPSHWVPLYSSHEHGLGANRFLHHTTGYRGATVVLLQAGPLVAVLAAPSEWRETHQYWGSPDCVLLQLYPTFSIIERGGKMLYLNTSIRGYPKGLRAGSDPRAPKLCVNEDFDQLTYLNTPYPLDAIEVWGCGDHSSRETQLEIKKWQVKEAERQRHIKISAADWIEHPDRYLLEMAGRPQYNNSAK; encoded by the exons ATGGGGAGCCACAACAGTCATGAGAAGGCGGCCAGCGAGCCAGCTGGGCCGGGCAGCGGGACCAGCACTCCCAGGCGAGGGTCAGCCAGGAGTGGGTCAGTAGCTGGCGTCACGGCGGCGGAGCCTCAGCAGACCTCGCTCGTACCCATAGAAAAACTCGGCAAG TTGCTGGCGCAAAGATCACAAAAGGAAGATGGCGTCAATGGAGTCACAGAGAATTCGTTCACA AAGTACGTGTTCCCCGCGTACCCGGAGCTGGCGCGGCACTTCTTCAGCCACATCCACCAGGGAGGCAAGTGCAAGAACAAGCACATGTCTGTCAGCGCGTTCAGACAGCAGTGCGAGAAGGTGCTAGCACTGTTGGACGATGCGGCCATCATTGAGACTTACGTCAG AATGTTCAGCGGCGGCTCAGAAGAGGGCGTCTCTAGGGAACAACTGCGGGGCCTCCTGCACGCCAGCTACCAGCTCAGCATGGACCACTCGCCGGACGGGCCGCAGACCTGCCTTATG ATCAACAAGACGCTCTCAGCCGTAGTGGACGCGTGCTTCAACAAGAAGGACTCTCATAGTGTCAACTTCGTGGTCCGCTGGTTGGATGAGCATACGCATCGCATTATCTTTCCTTTACATAG ATACTGCGTCCACATGCTATCCACCCGCCACCGCGATATCTCCACTCACCTAGAGTCGTCCAGCTCGGGGGTCGAACTGGCGACCCCAGTCCTCGAGCGAGGGGCgtggggcgcgggggcggggggcgcacTCTGCCCGTCAGCCAGTTGGCTGCTGGCCGCCGCGTTGCCGCCCCTATATAGCCGCCCCCATAAGGCGCCTGATCCACAAG CGGCGGGCAGCTTCTCGACGGCGTGGCTGGCGCGGCTCGTCTGCGCGGTGCCCTCGCACTGGGTGCCGCTCTACTCCTCGCATGAACACGGACTAGGAGCTAATAGGTTCCTGCATCATACTACTggatatag AGGAGCAACAGTGGTGCTGCTGCAAGCGGGCCCGCTGGTGGCGGTGCTGGCGGCGCCCAGCGAGTGGCGCGAGACGCACCAGTACTGGGGCAGCCCCGACTGTGTCCTGCTGCAGCTGTACCCCAC ATTCTCCATAATAGAGCGTGGCGGCAAGATGCTGTACCTGAACACGTCTATCCGCGGGTACCCGAAGGGGCTGCGCGCCGGCAGCGACCCGCGGGCCCCCAAACTGTGTGTGAATGAGGACTTCGATCAGCTGACGTATCTGAATACGCCGTATCCGCTTGATGCTATTGAG GTGTGGGGTTGTGGCGACCATTCCTCCCGGGAAACGCAGTTGGAGATAAAGAAATGGCAGGTCAAGGAGGCAGAGCGACAACGACAC ATAAAAATATCTGCAGCTGATTGGATAGAACACCCTGACAGATACCTATTAGAGATGGCGGGCCGGCCTCAGTACAATAACTCGGCGAAGTAA